The region CCAATACTTCCAGCCCGAACACCGCTTTGAGCGACTCCGGACGCAGCACCTGCTCTGGTGTATCCAGCGCCACCGGGCGCCCGCCTTCGAGCAGCAACAGACGATCACAATAACGCGCCGCCAGGTTCAGATCATGCAGGATCACCAACACCGCGGCACCGCGATCAGCAAACTCGCGCACAGCCTGCAACGTGGTGTGCTGATGCAGTGGATCGAGCATCGAGGTCGGCTCATCAAGCAGTAAGGTCTGCCCCGCCTCGCCGGGCCAGAGCTGCGCCAGCACCCGGGCCAGATGCACTCGCTGACGTTCGCCGCCGGACAGCGCCAGGTAACTGCGACCGCTCAAATGCCCGGCATCGGCGGCGCCCAACGCGGCGGCAACAATTTCGTCATCGCGCACCCGACCGCTTTGATAAGGCAAACGCCCCATGCCGACCACTTCCTCGACACGAAAGCCGAAGTCGAGGGTCGACACTTGCGGTAGTACCGCCAATCGCTGCGCTCGCTGGGCACCCGTGCAGTGGCTCAGCTCACGCTCATCGAGCCAGACGCGTCCTTCATCAGGACGCAATTCACCGCACAACGCGCCGAGCAAGGTGCTCTTGCCAGCACCGTTCGGCCCCAGCACACCGAGGACTTCACCCGGCTTGAGTTCCAGTGTGATGTCCGTCAGCACCGTTTTGCTGCCTCGGCGGATCTTCAGGTTTTCTGTGCGCAACATCAGGCACGCCTCCTGAGCAGCAGAATCAGAAAGAACGGCGCGCCAATGAACGCCGTGACAATACCAATCGGCAACTCGGCCGGCGCCAGGGCCAGTCTCGCCACCAGGTCAGCGAACAACAACAGACTCGCCCCCGCCAGCACCGAGGCCGGTAACAGCACCCGATGATCAGGACCGGCCAGCAGCCGCACCAGATGCGGCACCACCAGCCCGACAAACCCGATCATCCCTGCTGCCGCCACCGCCGCGCCGACACCCAGCGCGGTGCAGAACACCAGTTCACGCTTGAGCCCTTCGACATCAATGCCCAGGTGACCGGCCTCCGACTCGCCCAGCAACAATGCATTCAAGGCCTTGGCCCTGCGCGGCAACCACAGCGCCACACCAGCCGTCACCAGCAGCAATGGCCAGAGCCGCGAATAACTGGCGCCGTTGAGGCTGCCCAGGTTCCAGAAAGTCAGCGTGCGCAGGGTCGCATCGTCCGCCAGATAGGTGAACAAACCCACCGCCGAACCGGCCAGCGCCGTTAACGCAATACCGGCCAGCAGCATGGTCGCGACGTTGGTTTGCCCGTTACGCCGGCCGAGTCGATACACCAGCGCGGTCACGCCGAGCCCGCCAAGAAACGCGCACAACGACAAAAGATAAGGCCCGAAGGACTCGGGCAAGCCGCCAAACGCCGAACCACCGACAATCGCAATCGCCGCGCCCAGTGCGGCGCCGCTGGAAACACCGACCAGCCCCGGATCGGCCAATGGGTTGCGAAACAGACCCTGCATTGCCACGCCAGACAAGGCCAGCACACCGCCCACCGCCAAACCGAGCAGGGTTCGCGGCAGGCGAATCTGCCCAAGAATCAGTTCAGCCTGCTCCAGACCGTCCGGGGCAATCGGCACACCGATCAACCGCAGCGCCGCACGCAACGTGTCGAGCAACGGCAAGCTCACCGGCCCCAGCGCCAACGACAGCCAGATCGCCAGCAAACACAGCAGACTCAAGCCAATAAACAGTGTGCGGGGTTTAACCAAAGTGGTCATTGGTCACTCGCGCCGAGATATAAACCGTCAGACAACTTTTTCAGCGCCTCGGGCAACCGCGGTCCGAGCCCGCCCACCAGTAAAGTTGGATCGAGTTCCATCACGCGGCCGTCCTTCGCGGCACGGGTCGAGGACAAGATGGGGTTTTCCTTGAACAATGCTGCGCGGGCCGCATCGCCGGTCAGCGCACGGTCGGAGAACACCAGCACTTCAGGGTTCAGGCTGGCCAAGGACTCGTTGGAAAAAGGTTTATAACCGGTATGCGTCGCCAAGTTGTGGCCGCCGGCCTGTTGCAGCAACCA is a window of Pseudomonas sp. 10S4 DNA encoding:
- a CDS encoding heme ABC transporter ATP-binding protein, with amino-acid sequence MLRTENLKIRRGSKTVLTDITLELKPGEVLGVLGPNGAGKSTLLGALCGELRPDEGRVWLDERELSHCTGAQRAQRLAVLPQVSTLDFGFRVEEVVGMGRLPYQSGRVRDDEIVAAALGAADAGHLSGRSYLALSGGERQRVHLARVLAQLWPGEAGQTLLLDEPTSMLDPLHQHTTLQAVREFADRGAAVLVILHDLNLAARYCDRLLLLEGGRPVALDTPEQVLRPESLKAVFGLEVLVQPHPERGHPLIIAR
- a CDS encoding FecCD family ABC transporter permease → MLAIWLSLALGPVSLPLLDTLRAALRLIGVPIAPDGLEQAELILGQIRLPRTLLGLAVGGVLALSGVAMQGLFRNPLADPGLVGVSSGAALGAAIAIVGGSAFGGLPESFGPYLLSLCAFLGGLGVTALVYRLGRRNGQTNVATMLLAGIALTALAGSAVGLFTYLADDATLRTLTFWNLGSLNGASYSRLWPLLLVTAGVALWLPRRAKALNALLLGESEAGHLGIDVEGLKRELVFCTALGVGAAVAAAGMIGFVGLVVPHLVRLLAGPDHRVLLPASVLAGASLLLFADLVARLALAPAELPIGIVTAFIGAPFFLILLLRRRA